One part of the Hyphomicrobiales bacterium genome encodes these proteins:
- a CDS encoding sugar-binding transcriptional regulator — protein MARLTRAGQITLSDTASLRVRAAWLYFNRGLTQKDIAEALGVSRSTVVRMLDEARKRGEVQIWINTSPGDCTALAVELEEALNLDEAIVVPGSGTADETASDVGAALGQLLSDVLADDMTIGVGWGRTLNASLSTFRPQRRSGMRVISLQGGLLEASSVNPIDFSWRMAGRLGADCLLYLAPLVVDSHDTKTRLIERCGLRQVEKAAEELDVAVLSCGDIGVAGSSLSHQFLSQDEYADLLKAGAICDTLCQFLDGGGNTVAHPIHDRVMAVDLDTIATAKHGILASGGALRAAAIMATLTRTGCKTLVTDEAAAKAILALKASA, from the coding sequence GTGGCCCGTCTGACGCGCGCAGGGCAAATCACGCTTTCCGACACGGCCTCGCTGCGGGTGCGCGCTGCGTGGCTCTATTTCAACCGTGGTCTGACACAAAAAGACATCGCAGAGGCGCTTGGCGTCAGCCGTTCGACGGTTGTGCGCATGCTCGATGAAGCGCGCAAACGTGGCGAGGTCCAAATCTGGATCAACACCAGCCCCGGCGATTGCACAGCCCTCGCCGTTGAACTGGAAGAGGCGTTGAACCTTGACGAGGCGATCGTTGTTCCCGGCTCTGGAACGGCGGACGAGACGGCAAGCGATGTCGGTGCCGCGCTTGGCCAGCTGCTGTCGGATGTCCTAGCCGATGATATGACCATTGGCGTTGGCTGGGGCCGCACGTTGAACGCCTCACTTTCCACCTTTCGACCGCAGCGGCGGTCGGGCATGCGGGTTATCTCGCTGCAAGGCGGGCTGCTGGAAGCCAGCAGCGTTAATCCGATTGATTTTTCCTGGCGCATGGCCGGGCGACTTGGCGCGGACTGCTTGCTCTACCTGGCACCATTGGTCGTCGATAGTCACGATACGAAAACTCGATTGATCGAGCGGTGCGGTCTGCGACAGGTGGAAAAGGCAGCCGAAGAGCTTGATGTCGCGGTGCTCAGCTGCGGCGACATCGGCGTGGCAGGGTCTTCGCTCAGTCACCAGTTTTTGTCGCAGGATGAATATGCCGATCTGCTAAAGGCCGGGGCGATCTGCGACACGCTTTGTCAATTTCTGGACGGCGGGGGAAACACTGTGGCCCACCCCATCCACGATCGTGTCATGGCTGTTGATCTTGACACCATTGCGACCGCCAAGCACGGCATTTTGGCGTCGGGCGGCGCGCTTCGGGCGGCGGCTATTATGGCAACGCTCACGCGCACCGGGTGCAAAACATTGGTCACCGATGAAGCGGCGGCCAAAGCGATATTGGCGCTCAAAGCGTCGGCCTAG
- a CDS encoding MFS transporter: MCFRQSKVFLVFLLWFAGLGAAAQFAKIAVPFGLVREAFPEVGNEIGWLLSLISLVGAVLGIVAGDVVGRLGARRVLLFGLSLGAIVSFWQIALVSFGPMLASRLVEGASHLAIVVSAPTLISQLSDKRYIGPAMTLWSTFFGVAFAIVAWVVMPLVASDGFTVLLGGHGVYLAVIAVLVALAVPESRMEAVAKSDANPDIVKAHIRTYTSPRIAAPGAGWLLYTLTFVSLLALLPERLPRDQGIWAAGLMPLVSIAVALVVVPIFLRRHSSVAIIIAGFALASALVLFNVFLNLQLLFAVGLFALLGLVQGASFSAVPELNSEAKDQALAYGFMAQAGNLGNLLGTPLLIFVAGHFGEIGMFLSIAVLYLLGILLHWLLAKTRGAPR; encoded by the coding sequence ATGTGCTTCCGTCAATCCAAAGTCTTTTTGGTTTTCTTGCTATGGTTCGCTGGGCTCGGTGCGGCTGCCCAGTTTGCGAAAATCGCGGTCCCGTTCGGTCTTGTCCGCGAAGCCTTTCCTGAGGTTGGCAACGAAATTGGGTGGTTGCTCTCATTGATCAGCCTGGTCGGCGCGGTGCTTGGGATTGTGGCCGGGGACGTTGTGGGACGGTTAGGCGCCCGGCGGGTGCTCCTTTTTGGCCTTTCACTTGGAGCGATCGTCTCTTTTTGGCAGATCGCCCTGGTCTCTTTTGGACCGATGCTGGCCAGTCGGTTGGTGGAAGGCGCGTCGCATTTGGCCATTGTCGTATCTGCGCCGACGCTGATCTCGCAGTTGAGCGACAAGCGCTATATCGGCCCCGCGATGACGCTGTGGAGCACGTTCTTCGGTGTTGCTTTTGCCATCGTTGCTTGGGTCGTTATGCCACTTGTTGCCTCCGACGGGTTTACCGTTCTGCTTGGAGGCCACGGCGTCTATCTGGCCGTTATTGCGGTCTTGGTGGCCCTGGCCGTTCCAGAATCCAGGATGGAAGCTGTCGCCAAGAGCGATGCAAATCCTGATATCGTCAAAGCCCATATCAGAACGTACACCTCGCCGCGCATCGCTGCTCCTGGCGCGGGCTGGCTTCTTTACACGTTAACGTTTGTTTCGCTCCTCGCCCTGCTTCCAGAGCGCTTGCCGCGGGATCAAGGCATCTGGGCCGCAGGCCTCATGCCGCTTGTCAGTATCGCCGTTGCTCTGGTTGTTGTGCCGATCTTTCTCCGACGGCATTCCAGCGTCGCCATCATCATTGCTGGTTTCGCGCTTGCCTCTGCGCTTGTCCTGTTCAACGTTTTCTTGAACCTGCAATTGCTTTTTGCTGTCGGCCTGTTTGCGTTATTGGGCCTTGTCCAAGGGGCAAGTTTCTCGGCGGTTCCTGAACTCAACTCTGAAGCCAAAGACCAAGCGCTTGCCTATGGCTTCATGGCGCAGGCTGGTAATTTGGGAAATTTGCTCGGCACGCCGCTTCTAATCTTTGTTGCAGGCCATTTCGGCGAGATTGGAATGTTCCTGTCCATCGCGGTTCTCTACCTACTGGGCATTCTCTTGCATTGGCTGCTTGCCAAAACGCGAGGCGCACCAAGATGA
- a CDS encoding carbohydrate kinase encodes MGTVWFMGEALIDFVPTMSPAGDAFAPRAGGSPFNAAKAAAQAGAKSGFLGAISNDLFGERLIADLEAHGVETRRTPRTDDPCTLAFVELTGGVARYAFFNALSATALMNPDPAAFVPEQGDVLSFGSISLIDKPGADNIAAFALAHADTTMIALDPNARPTMTSDVDDWRARIEAIAAKAGVIRLSDEDLEFLAPGQSPADFAADRLSQAAGLVVVTLGENGALGFCGDGLVEVEGRPAAIVDSVGAGDTLMGGVMAELMLRDLTMPTALAGLTSEALGDILRYGVTAAAMNCEQSGCAPPPRADVLQRLASED; translated from the coding sequence ATGGGCACGGTTTGGTTTATGGGCGAGGCGCTGATCGACTTTGTCCCGACCATGTCGCCCGCCGGTGATGCCTTCGCGCCACGCGCCGGTGGTTCGCCGTTTAACGCCGCCAAGGCCGCCGCCCAAGCGGGCGCTAAGTCAGGCTTTCTGGGTGCCATATCGAACGATCTTTTTGGCGAACGGCTGATTGCAGATCTTGAGGCGCATGGGGTTGAAACCCGTCGCACGCCGCGCACCGACGACCCTTGCACACTGGCCTTTGTTGAGCTGACTGGTGGTGTTGCACGCTACGCGTTTTTCAATGCGCTGTCGGCGACAGCCCTGATGAATCCTGATCCGGCGGCGTTCGTGCCCGAACAGGGCGATGTTCTCTCGTTTGGCTCGATCTCGTTGATCGACAAGCCGGGAGCCGACAACATTGCTGCCTTTGCCTTGGCACATGCCGATACAACGATGATTGCGCTCGACCCCAACGCTCGTCCGACCATGACGTCTGACGTCGATGATTGGCGCGCGCGCATCGAAGCGATCGCGGCGAAGGCTGGGGTTATTCGACTAAGCGATGAAGATCTCGAGTTCTTGGCGCCTGGCCAATCACCCGCTGACTTTGCCGCCGACAGGCTTAGCCAAGCCGCCGGGCTGGTCGTGGTGACACTGGGCGAAAACGGTGCACTCGGCTTCTGCGGCGATGGCTTGGTGGAGGTTGAAGGCCGACCGGCGGCAATCGTCGATTCGGTCGGCGCCGGCGATACCTTAATGGGCGGGGTGATGGCGGAGTTGATGCTGCGGGATCTCACAATGCCAACCGCGTTAGCCGGTCTCACCAGTGAGGCACTGGGTGATATTTTGCGTTACGGCGTAACGGCGGCCGCCATGAACTGCGAGCAGTCTGGCTGCGCCCCGCCGCCGCGCGCAGACGTCCTGCAGCGCCTGGCGAGCGAGGACTGA
- a CDS encoding helix-turn-helix transcriptional regulator: MGLKQEALATALDVSQTSISRWESGAHVPETQIQHDALACLASARTNDAALKRLVESASLCVHLVDEASHVCLAYSKRRAKDWNSTDRGLLGMSLWRFATEEIRLAESQLEDHGWWNDVVPMPKTVMTSEAVFPEIKISEGGMLWERIYLADGTPARLVTAIGANA, translated from the coding sequence ATGGGGTTGAAGCAGGAGGCGTTGGCCACTGCGCTCGACGTCAGCCAAACATCTATCTCTCGGTGGGAAAGTGGCGCCCATGTGCCAGAGACGCAGATTCAGCATGACGCGTTGGCCTGCCTGGCATCGGCGCGAACCAATGATGCCGCGCTGAAGAGGCTTGTCGAGAGTGCGTCGCTTTGCGTCCACCTTGTCGATGAAGCGAGCCACGTTTGCCTTGCCTACTCTAAACGCCGCGCAAAAGACTGGAACTCGACGGACCGTGGCTTGCTGGGGATGTCTCTTTGGCGGTTCGCAACGGAGGAAATTCGCCTCGCTGAGAGCCAACTCGAAGACCATGGCTGGTGGAACGATGTGGTGCCGATGCCGAAAACCGTCATGACATCCGAGGCAGTCTTTCCCGAGATCAAGATCAGCGAAGGTGGGATGCTGTGGGAGCGTATCTATCTCGCAGACGGCACGCCTGCGCGCCTGGTTACGGCGATTGGGGCCAATGCATAA